The following coding sequences are from one Sesamum indicum cultivar Zhongzhi No. 13 linkage group LG11, S_indicum_v1.0, whole genome shotgun sequence window:
- the LOC105173504 gene encoding probable polygalacturonase At1g80170, with amino-acid sequence MDTFGVLLFLYGLASLHLTHSNLCTIEDHFNVMDYGATSDGYTDDSRAFVEAWNAACSAPTQYPKVIVPPEKTFLVNPVIFHGPCDASTINFEISGRLMAPKSPSLWDGKDASQWLGFKDVSGLNVDGFGSIDGQGKAWWDQSCRYHPQLINCTKLAPTALKFISCNGSSVSNLNFVNSSQTHILVTGCNSFNINNVLIDSPQNSPNTDGIHIHSSQQLVITNSRIRSGDDCISIGDHNSNIQIANVECGPGHGISIGSLGKSRNYVNVEKIHVTNAFFNRTTNGARIKTWQVGRGYVRDVVFENLVFYSVKNPIIIDQNYCDVRDACREQVTGVQISNVSYKEIYGTSTTDIAINLNCSRSVPCRGIWMESIQLTSANAGRKVTASCASAYGQEIDVVPYPCLLD; translated from the exons ATG gatACGTTTGGCGTACTCTTATTCCTTTACGGTTTGGCTTCTTTACACTTAACTCACTCAAACCTATGCACAATTGAAGACCATTTCAACGTTATGGATTATGGAGCCACAAGTGATGGTTATACAGATGATTCAAGA GCATTTGTAGAGGCATGGAATGCTGCTTGTAGCGCCCCAACCCAATATCCCAAAGTGATTGTTCCACCAGAGAAGACGTTTTTGGTGAACCCTGTCATCTTCCATGGCCCATGTGATGCCTCAACAATTAACTTCGAG ATTTCAGGGAGACTTATGGCCCCGAAATCACCTAGCTTGTGGGATGGGAAGGATGCAAGTCAATGGCTAGGATTTAAGGATGTGAGTGGGTTGAATGTTGATGGATTTGGGTCCATTGATGGTCAGGGAAAGGCTTGGTGGGATCAATCATGTAGATACCATCCACAACTG ATAAACTGCACCAAATTGGCTCCCACT GCGTTGAAGTTCATCTCATGCAATGGGAGCAGCGTTAGCAATTTGAATTTCGTAAATAGCAGCCAAACACATATACTGGTCACAGGCTGCAACagttttaatataaacaatgtGTTGATCGACTCCCCCCAAAATAGCCCCAACACCGATGGAATTCACATACACTCATCTCAACAACTGGTCATCACCAATTCCAGGATACGCAGTG GTGATGATTGTATTTCGATTGGTGATCACAATTCTAACATCCAAATAGCAAATGTTGAATGTGGACCTGGGCATGGTATCAG CATCGGAAGCTTAGGAAAATCGAGAAACTATGTAAACGTAGAGAAGATACACGTGACCAATGCCTTCTTCAATCGAACCACAAATGGAGCTCGGATCAAAACATGGCAG GTCGGAAGAGGATACGTGCGAGACGTTGTATTTGAAAATCTGGTGTTCTACTCAGTCAAGAATCCTATAATCATCGATCAAAACTACTGTGACGTTAGAGATGCATGCAGAGAGCAG GTAACTGGAGTTCAAATAAGCAATGTAAGTTACAAGGAAATATACGGCACATCTACCACAGACATCGCCATTAATCTCAACTGCAGCAGATCCGTACCGTGTCGTGGAATATGGATGGAATCCATACAACTAACATCAGCCAACGCTGGAAGAAAAGTTACTGCAAGTTGTGCAAGTGCTTATGGCCAAGAAATTGATGTCGTTCCTTATCCCTGTCTTTTAGACTAA
- the LOC105173505 gene encoding uncharacterized protein LOC105173505 has product MANAWKRNQPSKILNPKNLLLFVSTSLILLTFLYFSNQTPKDPKLPQNKILKESVLHRPIRPFDCYDAPQAHPVFANTVEGLKFPFLYSLSDFGNLPDKPHKNIVRTLKGKPFRRPDISATVQELLEKMRRENRNGIFVDVGANVGMASFAAAVMGFKVLAFEPVFENLQRICDGIYFNRVGELVELFEAAASDHSGNITFHKLVGRLDNSAVSATGAKMAFKSNEEIALQVKSIPLDDVIQESEPVLLLKIDVQGWEHHVLKGASKLLSRKKNEAPYLIYEEDERLLQASNSSAREIREFLRSKGYHQCTQVGTDAHCTKTD; this is encoded by the exons ATGGCAAATGCCTGGAAAAGAAACCAACCCAGTAAAATCTTGAACCCAAAAAACCTCCTCCTCTTCGTCTCCACCTCCCTCATCCTCCTCACCTTCCTCTATTTCTCCAACCAAACCCCCAAAGATCCCAAATTACCCCAGAACAAAATCCTCAAAGAATCAGTTCTTCATAGACCCATTAGGCCATTTGATTGCTATGATGCCCCGCAAGCCCACCCCGTGTTCGCCAACACTGTTGAGGGTCTCAAGTTCCCTTTCCTCTATTCGCTCTCAGACTTTGGGAATTTACCGGACAAGCCCCACAAAAACATTGTCAGGACTCTTAAAGGGAAGCCCTTTAGAAGGCCTGATATATCTGCCACGGTGCAGGAATTGTTGGAGAAGATGAGAAGGGAGAATAGAAATGGGATTTTCGTGGATGTTGGGGCGAATGTGGGAATGGCTAGCTTTGCTGCTGCTGTAATGGGGTTCAAGGTGTTGGCCTTTGAGCCTGTTTTTGAGAATTTGCAGCGGATCTGTGATGGGATTTATTTCAATAGAGTTGGGGAGTTGGTGGAGCTGTTTGAGGCTGCAGCCTCTGATCACTCCGGCAACATCACCTTCCATAAG TTGGTTGGTCGGCTTGACAATAGTGCAGTCTCAGCCACTGGTGCCAAGATGGCTTTTAAGTCCAATGAAGAGATTGCACTTCAAGTCAAGTCTATTCCTCTGGATGATGTAATCCAAGAGTCTGAGCCTGTGCTTCTGCTCAAAATAGATGTTCAGGGTTGGGAGCATCATGTTCTAAAGGGTGCATCAAAATTGTTGTCAAGGAAGAAGAATGAAGCACCATACCTAATATATGAAGAAGATGAGCGTCTGCTACAGGCGAGCAACAGCAGTGCCAGAGAGATAAGAGAGTTTCTTCGCAGTAAGGGTTACCACCAATGCACACAGGTTGGAACAGATGCACACTGCACGAAAACAGATTGA
- the LOC105173506 gene encoding uncharacterized protein LOC105173506, with protein sequence MATRQIFLFLCLCFVALFVSADGRSAHDELINYGFPIGLLPANVDSYTLNTTTGVFSVRLGGSCRVTLPPDNYLATYSNKITGKIVENRIAELDGISVRAFFKWWGITGIRSNGENLVFEVGVVTAKYPSKNFDKSPLCEGTRSSS encoded by the coding sequence ATGGCTACACgtcaaattttccttttcctctgTCTCTGTTTCGTCGCTCTCTTCGTCTCCGCCGATGGCCGCAGCGCCCACGATGAACTGATCAACTACGGGTTCCCAATTGGACTTCTCCCCGCCAATGTTGACTCATATACTCTCAACACTACTACTGGCGTTTTCTCGGTCCGGCTGGGGGGTTCCTGCCGCGTGACTCTTCCTCCCGACAACTACTTGGCCACCTACTCCAACAAAATCACCGGTAAGATCGTCGAAAACCGCATTGCGGAACTCGATGGTATCAGCGTCAGGGCATTCTTCAAGTGGTGGGGCATCACTGGTATCAGATCCAACGGAGAGAATTTGGTGTTTGAGGTTGGGGTTGTCACTGCCAAGTATCCTTCCAAGAATTTCGACAAGTCTCCCTTGTGTGAAGGCACCCGGTCTTCTTCATAG